The Sciurus carolinensis chromosome 18, mSciCar1.2, whole genome shotgun sequence genome contains a region encoding:
- the LOC124970686 gene encoding olfactory receptor 14C36-like — protein MMMNFLPPDGILWCAEPAGLTFYILLSDLLAIVMGNILIIVITTDKNLHTPMYFFLRNLSILDACHISVTVPMSCMNSLLGSSGIFKTESTAQVFLVVFSVYMELLFSHCHGLGLRHSHLPAPPLPDGQEPSAYIWMTLASLLSCLACAATHKSNTFWLPFFRSNVIHQFFYDIPSLLKLSCSDTFSNKVTIAVSGLMIGGDCFIFILRSYVHIFLYSQVSTGADRKKRPSSPVFPTFSWCQYPPLRLLYLPEAICTATTQDMVLSVFYSTIPPLFNPVIYSLKNEQIK, from the coding sequence ATGATGATGAACTTCCTTCCTCCTGATGGCATTCTCTGGTGTGCAGAACCTGCAGGTCTTACTTTCTACATCCTTCTCTCTGATTTACTGGCAATAGTAATGGGAAACATTCTCATCATCGTCATCACCACCGACAAGAATCttcacacccccatgtacttcttcctcagaaaCCTATCCATCCTGGATGCTTGCCACATTTCAGTGACAGTCCCTATGTCATGCATGAATTCCCTGCTTGGCAGCAGTGGCATTTTCAAGACTGAGTCCACAGCTCAGGTCTTCCTGGTGGTTTTCTCTGTGTACATGGAACTCCTGTTTTCTCACTGTCATGGCTTGGGACTTCGACATAGCCATCTGCCGGCCCCTCCACTACCTGATGGTCAAGAGCCCAGTGCATACATCTGGATGACCCTGGCCTCACTGCTCAGCTGTTTGGCCTGTGCTGCCACACACAAGAGCAACACGTTCTGGCTGCCCTTCTTCAGGTCCAATGTCATCCACCAGTTCTTCTATGACATCCCTTCTCTGCTGAAGCTCTCTTGCTCTGACACTTTCAGCAACAAGGTCACCATTGCTGTCTCTGGCCTGATGATTGGTGGTGACTGCTTCATCTTTATTCTCAGGTCTTATGTTCACATCTTTCTCTACTCTCAGGTTTCCACTGGAGCAGATAGAAAAAAAAGGCCTTCTTCACCTGTGTTCCCCACATTTTCATGGTGTCAATACCCTCCGCTCAGGCTTTTATATCTACCTGAGGCCATCTGCACCGCCACCACCCAGGACATGGTGCTTTCCGTGTTCTACTCAACCATCCCCCCACTTTTCAACCCTGTTATCTACagtcttaaaaatgaacaaataaaatga